One window of Myxocyprinus asiaticus isolate MX2 ecotype Aquarium Trade chromosome 6, UBuf_Myxa_2, whole genome shotgun sequence genomic DNA carries:
- the LOC127442958 gene encoding zinc finger protein 135-like isoform X1, with amino-acid sequence MFSHLSLLYICACLYVIFPPCRIDASDLTDVKEKSQLLNEVEEKHHPYQTLSFKTGQKCGPQTENNFSQKRSKRTRVKKSYTCRQCGKSFMQKCHLENHLRSHTGEKPFTCHQCGKSFTRKERVTTHMRIHTGEKPFKCHQCGKSFRHKETLNRHMRIHTGEKPFTCHHCGKSFRQTFGFKKHLSSHSCEKSCCDRCGKTFSSANEKPYLCLLCGKSLSSLYSLKVHQRTHTGVRAHVCSECGKAFLTAYGLEQHQKIHTGEKPYMCLYCGKSFTNSGDLKKHERVHTGEKPYHCTSCGKSFSQSSTLQTHRKKHCSGLSQ; translated from the exons atgttttcacatttgagtcttctttacatctgtgcatgcttgtacgttatttttccgccgtgcaggatagacgcctcag aTCTGACGGACGTGAAAGAGAAAAGTCAGttactgaatgaagtggaggagaaacaccATCCGTATCAGACGCTTAGTTTTAAAACTGGACAAAAATGTGGCCCACAAACTGAAAATAATTTCTCACAAAAGAGATCTAAAAGAACAAGAGTAAAAAAGTCTTACACATGccgtcagtgtggaaagagtttcatgcAGAAATGTCACCTTGAGAATCACTTAAGAAGTCACACTGGTGAGAAACCTTTCACCTGCCATCAATGTGGGAAAAGTTTTACACGTAAAGAACGTGTTACTacacacatgagaattcacactggagagaagcctttcaaatgccatcagtgtgggaagagttttagACATAAAGAAACCCTTAATaggcacatgagaattcacactggagagaagccattcaCATGCCATcactgtgggaagagtttcagacAGACATTTGgtttcaaaaaacatttgtccTCTCACTCTTGTGAAAAGTCATGCTGTGATCGGTGTGGCAAAACATTTTCTTCAgcaaatgagaagccttactTGTGTTtactttgtggaaagagtttatCATCTCTGTACAGTTTAAAAGTCCACCAGAGAACACATACCGGTGTGAGAGCTCATGTGTGCTCTGAGTGTGGGAAAGCCTTTCTCACAGCTTATGGCTTAGAACAGCACCAAAAAAtacatactggagaaaaaccttacatgtgtttatattgtggaaagagttttactaATTCAGGAGacctgaaaaaacacgagagagtgcatactggagagaaaccataccactgcacatcatgtgggaagagtttcagccAATCAAGCACTCTACAGACTCATAGGAAAAAGCATTGTTCAGGGTTGTCACAGTGA
- the LOC127442958 gene encoding oocyte zinc finger protein XlCOF6-like isoform X2: MEFIKKEFKEDSEDICVSEPFRQRDLTDVKEKSQLLNEVEEKHHPYQTLSFKTGQKCGPQTENNFSQKRSKRTRVKKSYTCRQCGKSFMQKCHLENHLRSHTGEKPFTCHQCGKSFTRKERVTTHMRIHTGEKPFKCHQCGKSFRHKETLNRHMRIHTGEKPFTCHHCGKSFRQTFGFKKHLSSHSCEKSCCDRCGKTFSSANEKPYLCLLCGKSLSSLYSLKVHQRTHTGVRAHVCSECGKAFLTAYGLEQHQKIHTGEKPYMCLYCGKSFTNSGDLKKHERVHTGEKPYHCTSCGKSFSQSSTLQTHRKKHCSGLSQ; encoded by the exons ATGGAGTTTATTAAAAAAGAGTTTAAAGAGGATAGTGAAGACATCTGTGTTTCAGAACCATTCAgacaaagag aTCTGACGGACGTGAAAGAGAAAAGTCAGttactgaatgaagtggaggagaaacaccATCCGTATCAGACGCTTAGTTTTAAAACTGGACAAAAATGTGGCCCACAAACTGAAAATAATTTCTCACAAAAGAGATCTAAAAGAACAAGAGTAAAAAAGTCTTACACATGccgtcagtgtggaaagagtttcatgcAGAAATGTCACCTTGAGAATCACTTAAGAAGTCACACTGGTGAGAAACCTTTCACCTGCCATCAATGTGGGAAAAGTTTTACACGTAAAGAACGTGTTACTacacacatgagaattcacactggagagaagcctttcaaatgccatcagtgtgggaagagttttagACATAAAGAAACCCTTAATaggcacatgagaattcacactggagagaagccattcaCATGCCATcactgtgggaagagtttcagacAGACATTTGgtttcaaaaaacatttgtccTCTCACTCTTGTGAAAAGTCATGCTGTGATCGGTGTGGCAAAACATTTTCTTCAgcaaatgagaagccttactTGTGTTtactttgtggaaagagtttatCATCTCTGTACAGTTTAAAAGTCCACCAGAGAACACATACCGGTGTGAGAGCTCATGTGTGCTCTGAGTGTGGGAAAGCCTTTCTCACAGCTTATGGCTTAGAACAGCACCAAAAAAtacatactggagaaaaaccttacatgtgtttatattgtggaaagagttttactaATTCAGGAGacctgaaaaaacacgagagagtgcatactggagagaaaccataccactgcacatcatgtgggaagagtttcagccAATCAAGCACTCTACAGACTCATAGGAAAAAGCATTGTTCAGGGTTGTCACAGTGA